The Anolis sagrei isolate rAnoSag1 chromosome 6, rAnoSag1.mat, whole genome shotgun sequence genome includes the window caaacccttccagtattttctgttggtcatggcagaactgtgtgccaggtttgcttcaattccatcgttggtggggttcagaatgttctttgattgtaggtgaactatacatcccagcaactataactcccaaatgacaaaatcaggtttttttgagtggacatacattggcctgataggcgtattgtgcccaaattttgtgtcaattcgtccagtggtttttgagttctattaatcacCCAATTTTTAGCACTGAACAAAGAGAAGAAAACTTGGGAGTTCATCCGCACTACACAATTATACTGCTATTATCCCACTTTTAACTGCCGTGGTTCCATTCTGTGCAATCCTGAGCCGTTTagaaattctcagctagagagctctagtcctctccaaactacaaatgaCTATAGAACTATATTCCTCTTTGTAATGACATTCAAAGTGGAATATGGTCCTATAATAGTGTCAACTGGGAAGGGAAACTGGATGCAAAATACTGTACATTGAATAAAGATaacatctttcttttcttctgtgaTCTAATAAGTCTTTAATTGCAGTGGCTCAAtgatgtggaatcctgggatctgtcatTTGCCTGCCcaagagtgcctcaccaaactacaaatcccaggattccactgctcggagccatggcagttgaagtgctgtcaaaactacattaattctaccatgtagatgcacttTTAGTCCTGCAAGTGCCAACATGTTGGGTTGTAAAAATACCATTCTAGCTTATAGAGTTGTTGGAAGGATCATTTAGCATTTTCAATAGTTTACCTGCATAATATGGGTGCATTGTTTAAAAGCTTTTTGAGAAGCTAGAATGCTTTAACATAGGTTCCTCTCCTATGAAAAGATAAGATTTCTTTAGCTACTGAGAGGGGAAATTTTCTGGTAGAGTTGCAGTTGCTATAAATTCCCTCCCATGGTTTTTCAAAGTGTTGCAAATTGCAAAGACCTAAGGTTTAAACTGCATATTTCAGTATGTAATATGTAGTTTAAACCTTAGGTctttgaagaccaacaggtcacaggttcgaatctggggagagtgcggatgagctccctctgtcagctccagctcctcatgcagggacatgagagaagcctcccacaaggatgataaaacatcaaaaaacattcgggtgtcccctgggcaacatccttgcagatggccaattctctcacaccagaagcgacttgcagtttcccaagtcactcctgacacgacaaaatctatataaataaaaatgtaatgttagttcgtgctcccgtcagaactcaaaaaccactgggggaattgacaccaaatttggacacaagacacctaacagtccaattgatgtcctccactcaaaaaatttgattttgtcatttgggaattgtcgttgctgggatttatagtttacctacaatcaaagagcattctgaactccaccaacgacggaattgaaccaaacttggcacgcagttctcccatgaccaacagaaaatactggaaggatttggtgggcagtgtcttttggttttggagttgtagttcacctacatccagagatcactgtggactcaaacaagaacactggtagagtttgggagtttgggggaaatagaaccttgacatttgggagttgcagttgctgggatttatagtttatagttcacctataatcacagagcattgtgaaccccaccaacaatagaattgagccaaacctcccacacagaacccccatgtgggccacagcaacgcgtggcagggggcggctagtaaataaataaatattgtcgaaggctttcatggctggaatcactaagttcttgtgggttttttcgggctatatggccatgttctagaggcatttctcctgatgtttcgcctgcatctatggcaagcatcctcagaggtgaggtctgttggaaacccccccccccctttttccctgttccaacagacctcactacctctgaggatgcttgccatagatgcaggcgaaacgtcaggagaaatgcctctagaacatggccatatagcccgaaaaaacccacaagaacttaataaataaatatgttggacTCTTTCTTTGGGTGTTTGCTCCCATCTAGTGGTGAGAAATGAGTCCTACTCTGCTTTATTTTCTCAGGTATTTGTATCTCATTTCCTTGCAGATACAGATTAGAATTATACAGATtagaagtagccaggctttgaagctgcaaggccgttcaatgctaatcaaggtggccagttgcagcattcacacttgcctcaaacggacaagagttctttctctcaccctggacattccacagatatgtaaacatcacttgcctagctggctttgggttgctgtgagttttccgggcagtagagaaatgttccagaagcattttctcctgatgtttcacccacatctaataaaggcatcctcagaggttgtgaggtctgttggaaactaggcaagtggggtttatatatctgtagaatgtccagggtgggagaaagaactcttgtgtgagttgtaggttttttcggactatatggccatgttctagaggcattctctcctgatgtttcgccttcatctatgggaagcatcctctgggaatgccatagatgcaggtgaaacatttatttatttatttatttacggcttttatattccacccttctcaccccgcaggggactcagggtggattacagtgtacacatatatggcaaacattcaatgccaattttaacatacaacatatacagacatacacagaagctatttaactttttctggttgctagggaagctgtcgctttaatCTCCATcagtgacgctgatgaagcacttccgcattccccgcatgcttccccgctggaatgctttactggagtcttctttatgtcctcataaattagttaatttagcctccccacactttaaggtggtacctaattttcttacttgagagatgcaactgtctttcgggttgcaaaggtcgacaacaggctacacacaattggttggaaacccactccaacccgggctggcttcgaactcatgaccttttggtcagagtgatcttaatgcagctgacactcagccagctgcgccacaatcccggtgatagaatgcctctagaacatggccatatagcccaaaaaaacctacaacaacccagtgattccggccatgaaagcctttgacaactcttgtgcgtttgagacaagtgtgaatgttgcagtgggccaccttgattagcattgaatggccttgcagcttcaaagcctggctggttgtggCCCGGGGAtctttttttgggaggtgttagctggctctgattgattcttgtctggaattcccctgctttttgagtgttgctctttaatatttactgtcctgatttgagaAAATACTTCCAAGCGTCACTAGGTGGCGCTAGAAGATACACATTTAATAGGATGTCTGATGTCCTGCAATTCAACGTGGCACAAACTAATTGAGGTTGGTATAGAATATTTTTAGAGAACTAGCTATCGTGTCTGGCTCGTTGGTCTAGGGGTATGATTCTCGCTTAGGGTGCGAGAGGTCCCGGGTTCAAATCCCGGACGAGCCCTGTTTTTAGCTGGCCCAGATtatttcatgcctggaattcccctgctttctgagtgttgctctttatctaTAGAGTAGccagatttttgttcattttcatggtttcctcctttctgttgaaattgtcctcatgcttcttgtggatttcaatgacttttctgtgtagtctgatatggtggttgttagcatggtccagcatttctgtgttctcaaataatattttgtgtccaggttggttcatcaggtgctttgctatggctgacttctctggttgaattaattagttaaaacatatatattttgttttaaattaggTACTTTTAACTGGATTGTAATTTTTGCAAGCGGTCGCGATTTCCAGTATTGGCAAAAACTTAGAGGAAATAATATTGTAGgaacaataataatgaaaacgATGTCATCTTTGCAGGTTCACCTATGAAGACATGAAGAAGACGGCGGACTGGCTGTTGTCCAAGACGAAACACCGCCCCAAAGTCGCCATCATCTGCGGCTCGGGCCTTGGAGGGCTGGCTGACCTGCTGAAGGACCAAGTTGCCTTTGAATATTCCAAGATCCCCAACTTTCCCCAGAGCACAGGTAAACAAAGTATTAAAACAAGTCTGGCTGTACTGCCCAGCAAGGGACCCAAAGGGGTGAATGAAAGCAAGAGGGATAAAGAGGCTGCTGTGCAAGCCAGTAGCCACTAGGGGGAGCTGGTAAGAATTaagcctttccttccctcctttcagtGGTTGGCCATGCTGGCAAGTTGGTGTTTGGAAACCTCAGTGGCACTCCCTGTGTTGTGATGCAAGGCCGCTTCCATATGTATGAAGGCTACCCGCTCTGGAAGGTGAGTTGCTCCACAGCATctcttagaattatagagtttgaagagaccatgcagtccaacctcctgcagtgcaagaagacacaatccaagcactcccgacagatggccatccagcctctgctttcagAACCTCTTTTGAAAAACCCAGGGTCACAGTGTTTCAAGGAAACGAATATCTAACCACAAATAATTACATAAACACCTCCAACAATATGCAGAGTACTTTTAAAGCGGTTTTTGGTCCTGATTGAGCTGGGGTTGAATGATTTGGCCATTTCTCTCTCACCTAAAATGTAACGGTGACCTATCAGGGAGATGCggtagaccagggatcctcaaactaaggcccaagggccggataaggccccccaaggtcatttacccggccctcagggtcaacctaaggctgaaactacttgaaagcacacagcagcaacaacaacaacaatcctaactcatcagccaaaagcaggcccacacttcccattaaaatactaataagtttatatttgttaaaattgttcttcattttaattattgtattgttttaaagtgtttttttgcactacaaataaggtatgtgcagtgtgcataggaattcattttttttttcaaattgtaatccggccaTCCAACAGTTTGGgtactttgacctggccctctgtttaaaaagtttgaggacccctgtggcagactCTCACTTTAGCCACTggcaaaaaaaatgaagaaacaatactttaaataaaaataaaaccacagagctgtttttataattgtattaatagttatcaagtcaatacagagtttatggtgtgGTATAATATGGTTCCTATtattaatagtaactctcaagaaACTAcctttatctggcatctaccaatgCCAATGAGTGCTGGTGAATTGAGAGTCTATTTACTGTATGTGGTAcctgtagaatcctagagttggaagagacctcatgggccatccagtccaaccccctactaagaagcaggaacatcaccttctaagcacccccgacagatttccatccagcctctgcttaaaagccttcaaagaaggagcatctgctacactccaggacagagagttccactgctgaacagctctctcacacagttaggaagttcttcctaatgttcaagtggaatctccttcctttcctgtagtttgaggccattgttccattgcgtcctagtctccaggacagcagaaaacaagcttgctccctcctccctatgatttcccctcacatgttgatacatggccctcattatgtctcctgtcagccttctcttctgcaggctaaacatccccaattctttaagccattcctcatagggcttgttttccagacccttgatcatttgagttgccctcctctggacacattccagcttgtcaacatctcccttcaattgcagtgcccagaattggacacgtgtgattccaggtgtggtctgaccaaggcagaatagaagggtagcatgacttccctggatgtagaccatattattattttgtatcaaaagcattgcatacattagtatAAAGCCGATAAAATAGAAGGTATGCAGGCGacgaaatatcttttgaccaaaaacgggcaacagcaatggcattgtctgtatcctccaacaattcctcctgtgtacatgaggcagggcacaacggacaagcatacagatgcagagttgtctgttctgctccacagtcacacaaggtgtgggattcttttaggtagtgccaatttaccaggttgtcttttgatctgcccactccgtttctgagtctattcagggacttccaggttgcccattcttggtttgcccctggaggagtGAGGATATATATGGGATAGATTGAGTTCTGCAAACAGACCTAGGACTTATCTGTTCTGCCTTGTTCTGATTTCAGCACCGGAGAAGCCTGCCCACCTCTCACTATTGCCTTTTTTTTCCGTTCCTCTTCCCAGGTGACCTTCCCAGTCCGAATCTTCCATCTCCTTGGCGTGGAGACCCTAATTGTGACCAATGCAGCTGGAGGGCTCAACCCTGAGTACAAAGTGGGGGACATCATGGTGATCCGGGATCACATCAACATGCCTGGGTTCGCTGGGCAGAACCCACTGGTGGGACCCAATGATGAAAGGTACGGTGGATAACTCCACTTTTGTCTTTAGATGACTCTCCTTGTGTGACTCAATGAGGTTCTGAGGTGCAATGCCATGGGCCTGGTGTTCTTACATGTAAGGGAGTAAGAATCCCATTTCTTTAAATATCACATCCCACAGTTTTAAATGAGCAGAGCTTGAGATACTGATTCCGTTATCTGCCAAGGATGCTGAGAAGAATTATCCCAAACACAATTATGTAATCTTTCATAATTTATAACCTTCAGCAAAacacacactctcagtctcacAGGATGACAAACGCTAGCCCACTCAGAATAAAAGTTAcgaagaaaactccatgataggttctGCTAAGagataagttggaaataacttgaatgcgcacacaacaacaacaacaacactctccTGGGGCCCCTATGTGGCTAGTGGTCGGAGTAGAGTACAATTTCTAGATGCCGGAAAtagaaaagatggggaaagcctttacctctgtttattttTTGTCTGCCTTTGTTAATTATATAACAACATTGAATGGTTGTCGTATATGTTttctgtaatccgccttgagtcccctttggagagatagagtggaatataaataaagtataattaacagtatttatttacgtcatttatatgctgctcttctcaccccgaagggtactcagaactgcttacaagatatattttcatacaatatataatattattagcatagtaaaatatcagtattatatattactatattgcactataccattatattgtaatattattagtaacattacatgtaatgtaaatatataattataattatggatCAGGGGAAAAGTACAAGAATGTGTTTGCAGCTAACGGTATTTGCTATGCTATTATATGACTTCCAAAGGCTGCTGCTTCACTTGGTCTAATTACGGGGcagtcttctattattattatctgatacacaacaagatttgtacacagcaaacaagaccactatgctggcttttgtttttgatcacacatcagaaacttcccgagtgtctaggactgtgtgattgatcggcgaataatgtgtgcggatccaagtagggtagccttttgcagctgacagtcttctattattattggaaacacaataagatgagtccacagcaaacaagatcactatgccggttgttgtattggatcacacatcagacacttcccaagtgtctagaactatgtgatgtatcggtgaataatgtgtgcagatcccagtagggtggccttttgtagctgacagatggtaattttgtcagagccaattgtgtttaagtacaggccaaggtctttaggcactgcactcagtgtgccgatcactactgggaccactttgtgccacagtctttgcattattattattattattactagctgtacccatcacgcgttgctgtggtcaaccttccctctttctctcctttccctccttccttccttccctccttccttccttccttccttccttccttccttccttccttccttccttccttctttcctgtctttcctgtctttccttctcttcttccttccttctctatctctttcattcctttcccctttttctttctcttctgctgtctctcttttcttccttctctcttttcttatttccttccctctctctttctctacatcttcccccttccttcgctccctctttccttccttctttcccttttttctttccttctctcctttctttcttttctaactttccttccttcctcctttttctttccctccctctttctctccttccttccttctctacctccttccttccttccttccttccttccttccttccttccttctctctttgctttcatgcttccttctccctttccttatttctttccctctttctttctttctttctttctttcttttttctctccccttccctccctcaccatttagctttttggggcttttaagtcccttctgctgtgtttttcagtatttttatgagtgaagaacatacattgggttgttaggtgtataccgtccaaatttgatgtcaattcccccaatggtttttgtgttctgttgatcccacaaacaaacattacatttttatttatatagattattattattaatctcttCACAGATTTGGGGTTCGCTTCCCTGCCATGTCAGATGCCTACGACCAGGACGTGAGGAAGCTGGCCCATACAGTGGCATCTGAGATGGGTTGTTCTGGGTGCCTCCGCGAAGGTGTCTATGTTGCCTTAGGAGGCCCCAACTACGAGACCATTGCTGAATGCCGCTTCCTGCAGCGACTGGGTGCTGATGCCGTAGGTCAGTTGTGGGCAGAGTTCAAAGGAAATTATTGCAGTGATATCTATGGCTAGGCTTAGCTCAAAGAAATGATGGAAAGATGGTTCCAGAGTTTCTCCTTCAGCCCTCATGATGGTCTAAAACTTTGTGGTTGTACCTTGTGAGTCTTTGCGTGTCTTACACGcatctacaggcagtccccaggttatgaacaagagaagttctgtaggtttcttaggtttgttcttaaggtgagtttgtatgtaagttggaacagtatgtaagtgtaactccagcccaaaaaatattttaaactttggatagcatgtggtgtttgtttttctgtccctgtgattattgaattttgaaacatttggcttgttgtacaaatgaggattggtgagaaagccaCCCTTTTCCcttgataataactctttcaggagtgaagttCCTTTTTaggggtagattcctctcacttctggTTGTCTCAACCCTGTTCTTAGTTGTGAGTCActtctaagtcagatgtttgaCTTAATATTTGAATTAATGGcgcttggctcaatgctatggcatcctgagaGTTGCACTAGATGATGCACATCTAAGACaaaagactacaactctcaatagcattgagccatggtaatttaaaatgctgtcaaactcATTAAGCCTACAGTGTAGATctgacatgagcaaacttcagccctctgggtgttttgtgtCAGAAATATTTCAAATTAACTATGTATTTTGAATTATAAAAATGTGAGTTAAGCACTTGAAAGAGTTAATGGATGCAATACCTCAGCAAAAGctacagttctatataagcaggtgtgcctgtagcttagtaccttcagtctgtgagaggtctctgtgggagaagggcttcagtgttagtttgcctcagtgggagaaaggacccagcctcagtgtgtgagaagacctcagtgtgcggtaggcctcagtgttagttggccTCACTATATGAAGGCTGTGTTAGAGAAGcctcaggttgaaggccatcacgtgaaggctgctgtgtgtaaaaagctactgcgTGAAGCTGCTGTGTACGTTTCTTGTGAGAAGAgactctgtgagagtgaagctattTATTTGCATGAGAAATACCCAgcatggaaacaaagaaggaagttctatataagcaggtgtgcctgtagcttagtaccttcagtctgtgagaggtctctgtgcgagaAGAGCCTCAGTGCATTAGTAGGCCTCCTCTGTATGGgagggcctcagtgttagtttgcctcagtgggagaaaggacccagtctgagagagccctcagtgtgagaagatctcagtgtgaggtaggcctcagtgttagttggccTCACTATGTGAACGCCATGTAAGAGAAGCCCCAGGgtgaaggccattgtgtgtgaaagctgttgtgtgtaaaaagctactgtttgAAGCTGCTGTGTAAGTTTGTTGTGAGAAGAGAGTCTGTAAGAGTGAAGCTATTTATTTGCATGAGAAATacgcccagcatggaagcaaagaaggaagtataaagaacttttatttgtgttatggaagccttgttcttgtaaataatgcagctatattattttgctatcaAGAAAAGTCTCCTAtgaaagagataacattggtctctgtgtttttgtttgttttatgactttgggctactggtgctgtgTCACGGTGCTACTAATAAGTTActtctgtgcatttatgaggagatTCTTTTGTTAaaaagcccacttgcccaacttttaggacttcaactcccacaattcctaacatcctgctgtctcttaggaattgtgggagttgaagtctaaaacacctggagggccgaagtttacccatgcctggtgtagatacacccttggaTATGCTGAAGAAGATATGAAAGCCATTGAGGGACTCTATTGGAGATGTCCTCCaactcttttcctcttccctgcAGGCATGAGCACGGTCCCCGAGGTAATTGTGGCCCGCCATTGCGGCATGCGTGTCTTTGGCTTCTCCCTCATCACCAACAAGGCCATCCTGGACTACGAGACCAAGGAGAAGGCCAACCACGCCGAGGTCCTGGAGGCCAGCAAGCAGAGTGCCCGCACCCTCGAGAAACTGGTTTCCCTGATAGTCCAACGCATCGAGCACAACAACAACGTGAAGTGATgcacgaagagagagagagaggacctcCAGCTTTGCGCAATGAAGAATCATTCACACCTCAGCATGTCGACTCTTCCCTCTTGCTTCCCTCGCTTCCTTCCCAAAGATCCGTCATGGTCAAATCCGGCTGCTACgttattttgttttgctgtcagctTGTTTTCTGTCCTGCTTCGGTGGCAGAAGAACTTTCGCCGCCAATGAATTGTCCTTCTATTTGTGCAGTTGACCTGTGGTGCAGTGTTGGTCCATCTCTGTTTGCCTCCTTGTAGCTTTAGAACCGTTTTGTTTCTGGTTGTTTGTATTGCAacactctccctccttctccccagaGTAGTGCCAGGTATCAAAATCACGTGGGTCTTGCAACAGCTTACCTTTTAAATCatcttcatatatatattttaaaaaactaataatTTGGAATTGCAGgacgtgattttttttttaaattctgaaGGAGTCTGCTTCCCATTTCAAAGAGCTCATATCAATAGGTAAATAAAATCAGAACCAGGATAATCAACAGTTTCCAGTGCCACTGCCAGGGTTTATTTGCCCAAACATAGAGTTACGTAAAGTTAGATGAGACTTCAAAGCTCACTTGATCCAACCTCTTGGATGTGTGCCTCATTCCTTTTTGTCCCACAAACAAGAGCTGGCCTCCCATATTTGAAGTGTTGTCCATTTTTCCTTTATGGTAGGGATGTTCTGTGTATAATCCACTTGTCTGTTTGATCTTTTAGTCTCTCTTCCTCCATACCCTTTACAGCTTCtttctgaggcctcttctacactgctatataattttCAAAGCAGTTAcaccacattgtctgctttgaactggattatctgcgtCTACACTgatctataatccagttcaaagcagatcatctggatgttatatggcagtgtagaaggagcctgaggctctttccacacagctgaatacaatctcacattatctgctttgaactggaatgaatatatgtcagtgtagactccaataacccagtccaaagcagatattgtgggattttctgacttgatattctgggttatatgtctgtgtggaagggctccgagAGGGCCTTATGGACAGGGATCTTTTCAACCAACAACTTAAAAGGATCTCATtttgtccaataataataataataataataataataataataataataaacaatggcttgttgtaggtttttctagaggcattctctcctgacgttttgcctgcatctatggcaagcatcctcaaaggttgtgaggtcaccgcacaacctctgaggatgcttgccatagatgcaggcaaaacgtcaggagagaatgctgctcgaacatggccatatagcccgaaaaacctacaacaacccagtgattccagccatgaaagccttcgacaatacaacaacaataataataggaaagGCTTACGcagtatgaggatttaaagattgaactgcaaagactctgacacaaggcagtcaaggtggccccagtagtgatcggcacactgggtgcagtgcctaaagaccttggcctgcacttaaaaacaatcagtgctgacaaaattacaatcttgtcaactgcaaaagcccataatttcacttgggaagtgtctgacatgtgatcaaatacaaaagccagcatagttgTCTTGTtagttgtgtactaatcttgttgtgaatcatataataattatttatttataactcgc containing:
- the PNP gene encoding purine nucleoside phosphorylase; protein product: MDSKREERFTYEDMKKTADWLLSKTKHRPKVAIICGSGLGGLADLLKDQVAFEYSKIPNFPQSTVVGHAGKLVFGNLSGTPCVVMQGRFHMYEGYPLWKVTFPVRIFHLLGVETLIVTNAAGGLNPEYKVGDIMVIRDHINMPGFAGQNPLVGPNDERFGVRFPAMSDAYDQDVRKLAHTVASEMGCSGCLREGVYVALGGPNYETIAECRFLQRLGADAVGMSTVPEVIVARHCGMRVFGFSLITNKAILDYETKEKANHAEVLEASKQSARTLEKLVSLIVQRIEHNNNVK